The Candidatus Auribacterota bacterium genome window below encodes:
- a CDS encoding radical SAM protein codes for MDIITKAKKFVRLSCGLRSKLPEDVSIEITTRCNLMCPMCYRFHLGIVEKDMPFPVYTRIIAEMPAKLRRLSLTGLGESLLHPDFPRMLEHAKEGLPWTKVDIATNAMSLDRSLRKLLIDSGIWMLTFSVEGIGEYADGITHPVRETAVENFRAFAEANVKAGKPVRTRLQTVMVNDSQLRTIVDFARSTSVDVINFARMDVPAGAGIARKPEGEIRRLYTMARRMCRRAGISYFCINDQNIFLRIATRYDRGCVLYDNYAYIDVDGNVLPCCFMRDCSFGNIKAESLPVIWRAEKHHAFSPQRTAACQSCDISKFHYNH; via the coding sequence GTGGATATCATTACAAAAGCAAAAAAGTTTGTCCGCCTCTCATGCGGGTTGAGGTCGAAGCTTCCAGAAGATGTAAGCATCGAGATTACCACGCGATGCAATCTCATGTGTCCGATGTGCTATCGCTTTCATCTTGGCATTGTCGAGAAAGACATGCCTTTCCCTGTTTATACGAGGATTATTGCCGAGATGCCGGCGAAGCTTCGGAGATTGAGCCTGACAGGGCTGGGCGAGAGCCTTCTCCATCCTGATTTTCCTCGAATGCTCGAGCATGCCAAGGAAGGGTTGCCATGGACAAAGGTAGATATCGCCACGAATGCCATGAGCCTCGATAGGTCTCTGCGCAAGTTGCTAATTGATTCCGGCATATGGATGCTCACCTTTTCTGTTGAGGGCATCGGAGAATATGCAGACGGCATTACCCATCCGGTCAGAGAGACGGCGGTAGAAAATTTTCGGGCGTTTGCAGAAGCAAATGTGAAGGCAGGCAAGCCCGTGAGAACGCGATTGCAAACAGTTATGGTGAATGATTCACAACTCCGCACGATAGTTGATTTTGCGAGGAGTACCAGTGTGGATGTCATCAATTTCGCGAGAATGGATGTCCCTGCCGGGGCTGGAATTGCCCGAAAGCCGGAAGGGGAGATCAGGAGACTGTACACCATGGCGAGGCGCATGTGCCGGAGGGCAGGCATAAGCTATTTTTGCATAAATGACCAAAACATATTCCTCCGCATAGCGACTCGCTATGACAGGGGATGTGTGCTGTACGATAATTACGCGTATATTGACGTGGATGGCAACGTGCTCCCCTGCTGTTTTATGAGAGATTGTTCTTTCGGAAATATAAAGGCTGAATCATTGCCTGTGATCTGGCGCGCTGAGAAGCATCACGCATTTTCTCCGCAGAGGACAGCCGCCTGTCAATCCTGTGACATCTCTAAGTTCCACTATAATCACTAA
- a CDS encoding glycosyltransferase 87 family protein, giving the protein MRAMLVKKAAYAFVLFYFLYLVAHIAFDKSDDYQWDFRSNCNAAKAYVSGLNPYSGTYLQFNRAYPYPPHTLWFYKLFTLVNWNTAFYLFLFLKAALLGWLIYLWRSRFIGEECDALFFLFCIVAYNSPLCTDLWVGNNTVIEQCVLWSAFSFYLRRKLVPFCALVVLLAAWRITEAYFLILVLFSTDKKRYLYMVGSCVALAGILLLSFLKNPQLYASSVNGIMNLAFIKQHGGLECPSSYYFLRSLFDLLAKKTGLVVPSHITWGCYIGIAVIVISLTYQACVRVSAARSKSDVQKILVYLNCFAYVLVLPYISDYWYALLIVPTYYVMKRATRLSTYILLFILASLSKEGKFFYDDVVGLMWNYYPLLIAYAMWGIFLGILWGDNARAYDRVPEATR; this is encoded by the coding sequence ATGAGAGCGATGTTGGTTAAAAAAGCGGCATATGCATTCGTCCTCTTCTATTTCCTCTATCTGGTAGCTCATATTGCATTTGATAAAAGCGATGACTACCAGTGGGACTTTAGGTCAAATTGCAATGCTGCGAAGGCCTACGTCAGCGGATTAAATCCGTATTCGGGTACGTACTTACAATTCAATCGCGCCTATCCGTATCCCCCTCACACATTGTGGTTTTACAAGCTATTCACATTAGTAAACTGGAATACGGCGTTCTATCTTTTCTTGTTTTTGAAAGCTGCATTACTGGGATGGCTCATCTACCTCTGGCGCTCCAGGTTTATTGGAGAGGAGTGTGATGCCCTCTTCTTCTTATTTTGCATAGTGGCATACAACAGTCCTCTTTGTACAGACCTGTGGGTTGGCAATAATACGGTGATAGAGCAGTGTGTCCTCTGGTCTGCCTTCTCCTTTTACCTTCGGAGGAAGCTCGTGCCCTTCTGCGCCCTGGTTGTGCTCCTGGCAGCATGGAGAATTACCGAGGCCTATTTTCTCATTCTTGTGCTATTTTCTACCGACAAGAAAAGATATTTATACATGGTCGGTTCCTGTGTGGCGCTCGCGGGTATTTTATTGCTCTCGTTTCTCAAGAATCCGCAATTGTATGCGTCATCCGTGAATGGGATTATGAACCTCGCATTTATTAAGCAACATGGGGGTTTAGAGTGTCCGTCCTCATACTACTTTCTGCGAAGCTTATTTGATTTGCTGGCCAAAAAGACTGGGCTTGTGGTGCCGAGTCATATTACGTGGGGCTGCTATATCGGCATAGCCGTAATTGTTATTTCTCTGACGTATCAGGCGTGTGTCAGAGTGAGCGCGGCCCGATCAAAATCGGATGTACAGAAAATACTTGTATATCTCAATTGTTTTGCATATGTACTCGTTCTTCCTTACATCTCAGATTACTGGTACGCTCTCCTTATCGTACCTACGTATTACGTGATGAAGAGAGCTACTCGGTTGAGTACCTACATTCTCCTGTTCATTCTGGCGAGCCTCTCAAAAGAGGGCAAATTTTTCTACGATGATGTGGTTGGACTCATGTGGAACTATTACCCGTTGCTTATTGCGTATGCGATGTGGGGAATATTCCTCGGCATACTTTGGGGGGACAACGCGCGCGCATATGACAGGGTACCAGAGGCGACACGATGA
- a CDS encoding radical SAM protein encodes MKVQLVYPPLIPGQKPRYGLQPLGALYLATFLQRRGIETGVIDGEIKGLTVDEIVQRIAASAPDLIGISAMTPQLPVALTIARQIKSLEKNIKTCLGGAHANATMEESLTICPELDFVIYGEGEYPLWELCLKPDNHHWPLVEGLIYRDGTGKIQKNRHRAFIPDIDELNPLSYRMLDMISYSMPYLPGKNVASMIVSRGCPYHCSYCDAYISQGKKLRLRTPALIVDEIRSIVQDHGIRHFSFKDSTFTLNRAHSMHLMEEIQRANLKMSWRCNSRVDCVDRELLGEMKKAGCSMILYGAESGSQTILDNLQKGTTVGQIIEAFRMTHEAGIKTYAAFMLGNPGETQETAQQTIDLAKKLNPDIAVFFFTTAYPGTAIYTQGLRDHTVQENWWHPEHYRGELTSFSTWLSSEGGKLKIAGFDHARWIKKAFREFYFRPRFILRAMKETLCNPSYLWVILSLLPNLTSFLLRKKQASTEERI; translated from the coding sequence ATGAAAGTCCAACTCGTCTATCCCCCGCTTATTCCCGGCCAGAAACCACGCTACGGCCTCCAGCCGCTTGGCGCGCTCTACCTGGCGACGTTTCTCCAGAGGCGCGGCATCGAGACAGGCGTGATCGACGGCGAAATCAAGGGCCTGACAGTAGATGAGATCGTTCAGCGGATTGCCGCTTCAGCTCCAGATTTGATCGGAATAAGCGCGATGACGCCACAGCTTCCCGTAGCCCTCACCATCGCGCGGCAAATCAAGTCGCTCGAAAAAAATATCAAAACCTGTCTCGGCGGCGCCCATGCCAATGCCACCATGGAAGAGAGCCTCACCATCTGCCCCGAGCTCGATTTCGTCATCTACGGCGAGGGGGAATACCCGCTGTGGGAATTGTGCTTAAAACCGGATAATCATCACTGGCCTCTTGTCGAGGGACTGATCTACAGAGACGGCACGGGTAAAATCCAAAAGAACAGACACAGAGCTTTTATTCCCGACATTGACGAGCTGAACCCGCTGAGTTACCGGATGCTCGATATGATTTCCTATTCCATGCCCTATCTACCGGGGAAGAATGTAGCCTCCATGATCGTAAGCCGGGGGTGTCCGTACCACTGCTCGTACTGCGACGCCTACATAAGCCAGGGGAAGAAATTGAGACTCCGAACACCTGCCTTGATCGTTGACGAGATCAGATCTATTGTGCAGGATCATGGCATACGACATTTTTCATTCAAGGATAGCACGTTTACTCTGAATCGCGCGCATAGCATGCACCTCATGGAAGAAATTCAGCGGGCTAATCTCAAGATGTCCTGGCGGTGCAACAGCCGGGTTGACTGTGTGGATCGAGAACTGCTGGGTGAAATGAAAAAGGCGGGCTGCAGCATGATACTGTACGGGGCCGAGTCCGGTTCTCAGACGATACTCGACAACCTTCAGAAGGGGACCACGGTCGGCCAGATCATTGAGGCCTTCAGGATGACACATGAGGCCGGCATTAAAACGTATGCCGCCTTCATGCTCGGCAACCCGGGTGAGACGCAGGAAACCGCACAGCAGACTATCGACCTTGCAAAGAAGTTGAATCCCGACATTGCGGTTTTTTTCTTCACGACCGCATATCCGGGCACTGCAATTTACACTCAAGGCCTCAGGGATCACACGGTGCAGGAAAACTGGTGGCATCCGGAACATTACCGCGGCGAGCTGACATCCTTTTCCACGTGGCTCTCTTCAGAGGGCGGGAAGCTGAAAATAGCCGGTTTCGATCACGCCCGATGGATCAAAAAGGCCTTCAGGGAATTTTACTTCCGTCCACGGTTCATCTTGAGGGCAATGAAAGAGACACTGTGCAACCCTTCATACCTCTGGGTCATCCTGAGCCTCCTCCCCAACCTGACATCTTTTCTTTTGCGAAAGAAACAGGCATCTACAGAGGAACGCATATAA
- a CDS encoding Coenzyme F420 hydrogenase/dehydrogenase, beta subunit C-terminal domain yields the protein MPSFLDIPQALCHSCGTCIAACPHRALGYIEGHVKLVEECDHCGACYLACPGIAVDFKEMNHRLFPDHVPDPYFGCFRAMYIGRSDSRALTGAFSSGGAVTEILCSALGSNLIQGAIVCAMSEARPFQPEIRIARTVGEISGAAGSKYTLLPINSALAETGNLRGPLALVGLPCHIHGIRKLQQSGAMTASPITHTIGLFCGFNLTPEATPFLLKKLGIDPHKVSSLSYRGGEWPGSFTVSTRDGKILSIPKQSYNFLHLTHLPPRCAVCPDLFAELADISIGDYWPDNDAERGYSSIIVRTEKGKELLQAAGSSLQIKDLTSAQLYRSHAHLIQYKKRAISVRLSLSPTTPAFNLPHLPLSMPEKISAALFFVTLHIGRSRPARIMLGLLPLTALGWLARGFRGRSKKRLGGKGNRYWSLDDVGRHWDATEDYDEINVKTYSYGRRFSDGYRVCAGEIREGDRILDIACRTGNGTLYFGKRKRIRMTGLDPSASMVSICRDRLSREGMTYQVLLWRDMRLPFDDALFDHIVSFETIEHIFAYHEFLSELSRVLKPGGGLLLTTPNVLWDPLHTFAAATGLHHGEGPHRFIPRKELMSSLAESGFKIDREESTVLIPYGPRWITRTGEWIENLLPEIIRRWICLRRILWCRKITADEETHNAQ from the coding sequence ATGCCCAGTTTCCTGGATATCCCTCAGGCTCTCTGCCACAGCTGCGGCACCTGCATCGCTGCATGTCCCCACAGGGCTCTTGGTTACATCGAGGGTCATGTGAAGCTCGTCGAAGAGTGCGATCATTGCGGCGCGTGCTATCTAGCGTGCCCCGGCATCGCCGTTGACTTCAAAGAGATGAATCATCGCTTGTTCCCGGATCATGTGCCCGACCCCTACTTCGGATGCTTCCGGGCCATGTATATCGGCCGTTCCGACAGTCGTGCCCTCACAGGCGCATTTTCTTCCGGCGGCGCCGTGACGGAGATTCTCTGTTCCGCTCTGGGGAGCAATCTCATTCAGGGAGCCATCGTCTGCGCCATGTCGGAAGCGCGGCCATTCCAGCCGGAGATCAGGATTGCGAGGACGGTCGGGGAAATATCGGGTGCTGCGGGGTCAAAGTACACCCTCCTTCCCATCAACAGTGCACTCGCCGAAACGGGAAACCTGCGAGGCCCGCTTGCGCTTGTCGGACTTCCCTGTCACATTCACGGCATTCGAAAATTGCAGCAGTCAGGAGCCATGACGGCCTCACCGATCACCCACACCATCGGACTCTTCTGCGGCTTTAACCTCACACCGGAGGCGACCCCTTTCCTCCTCAAGAAACTGGGTATCGATCCCCACAAGGTCTCCTCACTCAGCTACCGGGGGGGGGAGTGGCCGGGCAGCTTCACGGTTTCGACAAGGGATGGGAAAATCCTCTCTATCCCCAAACAAAGCTACAACTTTCTCCATCTCACTCATCTCCCTCCGCGCTGCGCTGTTTGCCCTGACCTCTTCGCCGAACTCGCCGACATCTCGATCGGAGACTACTGGCCTGACAACGATGCGGAGCGTGGATATTCCTCAATCATCGTGCGTACAGAAAAAGGAAAGGAGCTTTTGCAAGCAGCAGGAAGCTCATTGCAAATCAAGGATCTGACCTCCGCGCAGCTCTATCGCTCACACGCGCACCTCATCCAGTACAAGAAACGCGCGATCTCGGTCCGGCTGAGTCTCTCCCCCACTACTCCCGCATTCAATTTGCCACATCTCCCACTCTCGATGCCAGAAAAAATCTCTGCTGCCCTCTTCTTCGTCACACTCCACATCGGGAGGAGCCGCCCCGCGCGGATTATGCTCGGCCTCCTCCCCCTGACCGCCCTGGGCTGGCTGGCGAGGGGATTCAGGGGGCGGAGCAAGAAGCGGCTCGGGGGCAAAGGGAATCGCTACTGGTCGCTCGATGATGTGGGACGGCACTGGGATGCAACAGAGGACTACGATGAGATCAATGTAAAAACCTACTCCTACGGGCGGCGGTTTTCGGACGGATATCGCGTGTGCGCCGGTGAGATCAGGGAAGGCGATCGCATACTCGACATCGCATGCCGCACCGGCAACGGGACGCTCTACTTCGGCAAGAGGAAGAGAATACGAATGACCGGCCTCGATCCCTCCGCTTCAATGGTCTCCATCTGCAGGGACAGACTCTCGCGGGAAGGAATGACCTACCAGGTGCTTCTCTGGCGTGATATGCGCCTGCCGTTCGATGACGCTCTGTTTGACCACATTGTCTCATTCGAAACCATCGAACACATCTTCGCCTATCATGAGTTCCTTTCCGAACTCAGCCGTGTTCTCAAACCCGGGGGGGGACTTCTGCTCACAACACCGAATGTGCTCTGGGACCCGCTCCATACGTTCGCGGCGGCGACGGGATTACACCACGGCGAGGGCCCGCACCGTTTCATCCCCAGGAAAGAGCTCATGTCATCCCTCGCGGAATCCGGTTTTAAAATCGATCGTGAAGAGAGCACGGTGCTCATCCCCTATGGCCCGCGCTGGATCACGCGAACCGGCGAGTGGATCGAGAACCTGCTTCCCGAAATAATAAGGCGCTGGATATGTCTCCGCCGCATCCTCTGGTGCCGGAAGATCACCGCGGACGAGGAGACACATAACGCGCAATGA
- a CDS encoding glycosyltransferase family 2 protein, with translation MISIIVPVYNERDTLQATINGLTHALNGQKYEIIVVDDASNDGSIELLRSMSGITLICHEANCGYGSSVKDGIKAASGEQIALIDADATYPPEQINLLLGKLAGCEMVVGARSPLPPLNRLAKTILREIVWLLTRTRVPDLNSGLRVFRKETALRYLHLLPDGFSLTTTLTVAYLVNRHKIEYVPICYRSRGRKSKIRPIRDFLNFLLLIVRLATYFKPLEIFLPVSAILLISGLAVGLYSLFAFHRVMDVTTIILILFSLQIALLGLLADIIIKRR, from the coding sequence TTGATCAGTATTATTGTACCGGTATACAACGAACGTGACACACTCCAGGCGACCATCAATGGCCTTACTCACGCCCTCAACGGCCAAAAATATGAAATCATCGTGGTGGATGATGCGAGCAATGATGGTTCAATTGAACTCCTCCGCTCAATGAGCGGCATCACCCTGATCTGCCATGAGGCCAACTGTGGTTACGGCAGCTCTGTCAAAGACGGTATCAAAGCTGCCTCCGGCGAGCAGATTGCCCTCATTGACGCTGATGCGACATACCCTCCTGAACAGATCAACTTGCTCCTCGGGAAACTCGCTGGGTGTGAAATGGTCGTCGGGGCCCGGAGCCCGCTCCCGCCGCTGAACCGGCTCGCCAAGACGATACTCCGCGAGATAGTCTGGCTGCTCACGAGGACTCGCGTGCCGGACCTCAATTCGGGACTGAGGGTTTTTCGCAAGGAGACGGCGCTGCGCTACCTCCATCTCCTCCCTGATGGTTTTTCTCTCACCACAACGCTCACGGTTGCGTACCTGGTCAATCGCCATAAGATCGAGTACGTTCCCATCTGTTACCGGAGCAGGGGCAGGAAGAGCAAAATCCGCCCCATCCGCGATTTCTTAAACTTCCTCCTTCTTATCGTGCGGCTTGCCACATATTTCAAGCCGCTCGAGATTTTCCTCCCCGTGAGCGCGATCCTGCTCATCTCCGGACTTGCGGTGGGGCTCTACAGCCTCTTCGCGTTCCACAGGGTAATGGATGTGACCACGATCATCCTGATACTCTTCTCCCTCCAGATAGCCCTGCTCGGGTTGCTCGCCGACATCATCATCAAGAGAAGGTAG
- a CDS encoding glycosyltransferase family 39 protein, translated as MRKSHVAGVGLLLLLLYMISNTVWFHCGASLYGRDVAGHLLLVEKFYYRIHDPIERSCSPVKIGKNILSLFHEDALSFHHTYIWPKLVHITASLVCCVVGLRTLVIIHCNLVFFGILLISTYLIGMRCASPPTGILAALLVSLYPAIFGQSRKFGLDFPLTAMTALNICMLLRTGYFRERRGSLLLGLTMGLGLLTKGQIVIYMAVPIVYSLLKGIRSGGGTGKIRMWNFILCFLVASGVSAIWWWGIVRPLWRAYFITVTDYPFSWAYEYQRQQPFTVRWLLFHAVHCAISVSPFFFMVFIISLAPFFCGKARNKNILLLWILSAYAIWTASNIKRDTDFLPCLPAIALISAIGIMSLQRAALRRLAVACCCIFGLTQYFCVSFSPAGYRFWTMENPYHKPCEPDEYSTLFQPPFPNNYREIINAFADRMQMRGEWEKYSRLGFVETTGSERWLEYNPAILEYYLRLKESGGIIYRSRYNPEAFLERARSFRYLIVMDRRNGSSADWNELRGFFSDARWTEFITRAFGSREELLGIFESYARYPVLAHNTMLPDRCGIFLCEKGPIRVTPGGEIPASAYALSNLITTPPVIGAGAVPRHSPLIPEYDTFFPFWLRFPLVDSDIRYPGDPYFCEYELEFGSGGYVLWINYAWEKGGVVSVSLDGISADVTLESAGGPGSGHMLWKRVWGGVVSSGQHRVRLEGRDSFPLLAAIRFDKL; from the coding sequence ATGCGGAAATCACATGTGGCAGGAGTGGGTCTCCTCCTGCTTCTCCTCTACATGATTTCGAACACGGTCTGGTTCCACTGTGGAGCATCATTGTACGGCAGGGATGTCGCAGGGCACTTGCTGCTTGTCGAGAAATTTTACTATCGGATACACGATCCCATCGAGAGAAGCTGCTCTCCCGTGAAGATAGGGAAAAATATCCTTTCTTTGTTCCACGAGGATGCCCTCTCATTCCACCATACCTACATCTGGCCCAAACTGGTTCACATCACTGCCTCATTGGTGTGCTGTGTGGTGGGGCTGAGAACGTTAGTGATAATCCACTGCAACCTTGTTTTTTTCGGCATACTCCTTATATCCACCTACCTCATCGGCATGCGCTGCGCCTCCCCCCCGACCGGCATACTGGCCGCGCTGCTCGTCAGCCTCTATCCGGCGATATTCGGGCAGTCCAGGAAATTTGGCCTTGATTTCCCGCTCACCGCGATGACCGCGCTCAATATCTGTATGCTGCTCCGCACCGGCTATTTTCGAGAGCGGCGGGGCTCGCTGCTGCTGGGTTTGACCATGGGACTTGGCCTGTTGACAAAAGGCCAGATCGTGATCTACATGGCGGTGCCCATCGTGTATTCCTTGCTCAAGGGGATCCGGTCAGGCGGGGGAACGGGGAAGATACGTATGTGGAATTTTATTCTGTGTTTCCTGGTTGCGTCGGGCGTGTCGGCAATCTGGTGGTGGGGAATCGTGCGCCCTCTCTGGAGGGCATACTTTATCACGGTGACTGATTACCCGTTCTCATGGGCGTATGAGTATCAGCGCCAGCAACCGTTTACGGTCCGGTGGCTACTCTTTCACGCCGTCCACTGCGCGATAAGCGTCAGCCCGTTCTTCTTCATGGTCTTCATTATTTCCCTGGCTCCATTCTTCTGCGGTAAGGCTCGAAATAAAAATATTTTGCTGCTCTGGATCCTGAGCGCGTATGCGATCTGGACTGCATCCAATATCAAGAGGGATACCGATTTTCTCCCATGCCTCCCCGCCATTGCCCTTATCTCAGCAATTGGAATAATGTCCCTGCAGCGTGCCGCACTGAGGCGACTCGCGGTGGCGTGCTGTTGTATTTTTGGCCTGACCCAGTACTTTTGCGTCTCGTTTTCCCCCGCCGGCTACAGATTTTGGACGATGGAGAATCCGTACCACAAACCGTGCGAACCAGATGAGTACAGCACGCTGTTCCAGCCGCCATTTCCCAACAACTACAGGGAGATCATCAATGCATTTGCTGACAGGATGCAGATGCGTGGAGAATGGGAGAAGTACAGCAGGCTTGGTTTTGTGGAAACGACCGGTTCGGAACGGTGGTTGGAGTACAATCCGGCAATCCTCGAGTATTACCTTCGATTGAAAGAATCCGGGGGGATCATCTATCGGAGCCGTTACAATCCTGAGGCCTTTCTGGAGCGCGCGCGCTCTTTCAGGTATCTCATTGTGATGGACAGGCGCAACGGAAGTTCCGCGGATTGGAACGAGTTGCGCGGCTTTTTCTCTGATGCACGGTGGACCGAATTTATCACGCGCGCCTTTGGTAGTCGGGAGGAGTTACTCGGGATATTTGAATCATATGCGCGGTACCCTGTTCTGGCGCATAATACCATGTTGCCGGACAGGTGCGGTATTTTCCTCTGTGAAAAGGGGCCGATCAGGGTTACTCCGGGTGGGGAGATACCGGCGAGCGCGTACGCCCTCAGCAACCTCATTACGACGCCGCCTGTCATTGGCGCGGGCGCTGTGCCTCGCCACTCACCTCTGATACCCGAGTATGATACCTTTTTCCCGTTCTGGCTTCGGTTCCCGCTTGTGGATTCCGACATCAGGTATCCCGGCGATCCTTACTTCTGTGAGTATGAATTGGAGTTCGGGAGCGGCGGCTATGTCCTCTGGATAAACTACGCATGGGAGAAGGGGGGAGTTGTTTCGGTATCGCTGGATGGGATCTCGGCTGATGTGACGTTGGAGTCTGCGGGGGGGCCCGGCAGCGGCCATATGTTATGGAAGCGAGTCTGGGGGGGAGTGGTTTCGAGCGGCCAGCACAGAGTACGGCTTGAGGGAAGAGACAGTTTCCCTCTTCTTGCTGCAATAAGGTTTGATAAACTGTAG
- a CDS encoding galactokinase — translation MIVTRTPMRITLGGGGTDLPSYYSRFGCKMVSAAIDKYMFITVNRRVCDDLLMIKYSRVEIVDRISTVVHPLVREALKRVGIEKAIEITSMADAPAGTGLGSSSVFLIGLLNALHTLKGEQIPRHELAEEACHIEIDVLKKPIGKQDQYIASFGGITVLEIDRTGKVTVSPVRISHEAIRELEHNVLIFYTGIRREELDILGEQNSATKREEKKVIANLHHIRDLGLKSLEALEAENLRLFGELLDVHWETKKRLSGRVSNKKIDRWYETAKKNGAVGGKIMGAGGGGFFMFYCDHNRSKLRKALQGAGLREIPYAFDMEGTKVLVNF, via the coding sequence ATGATCGTGACAAGAACACCGATGAGAATCACACTCGGCGGGGGAGGCACTGACCTCCCGTCATATTATTCCCGCTTCGGATGCAAGATGGTGAGTGCCGCCATTGACAAGTATATGTTTATCACGGTGAATCGGCGCGTGTGCGATGATCTCCTGATGATAAAATACTCCCGCGTGGAGATTGTGGATAGGATCTCCACGGTAGTTCATCCACTCGTGAGAGAAGCACTGAAGCGGGTTGGAATCGAAAAGGCCATAGAGATTACGTCAATGGCCGACGCTCCGGCGGGGACGGGGCTCGGATCATCAAGCGTGTTTCTCATAGGCCTTCTCAACGCGCTCCACACGTTGAAGGGGGAACAGATCCCGCGCCATGAGCTTGCCGAGGAGGCGTGCCACATTGAGATAGATGTCTTGAAGAAACCGATTGGCAAGCAGGATCAATATATCGCATCATTCGGCGGGATAACCGTGCTGGAGATTGACAGAACCGGCAAGGTTACCGTGAGCCCCGTAAGAATTTCGCACGAGGCAATCAGGGAGCTGGAGCATAATGTGCTTATTTTTTATACGGGAATAAGGCGTGAAGAGCTGGACATACTTGGGGAGCAGAATAGCGCGACGAAGAGGGAGGAGAAAAAGGTGATTGCCAATCTTCACCACATACGTGACCTGGGATTGAAAAGCCTCGAAGCGCTGGAAGCTGAGAATCTGCGGTTGTTCGGAGAGCTCCTTGACGTCCATTGGGAAACAAAGAAGAGACTCTCCGGCAGGGTGAGCAATAAGAAGATCGATCGCTGGTATGAGACTGCAAAAAAGAACGGAGCAGTCGGGGGAAAGATCATGGGGGCGGGCGGAGGCGGATTCTTCATGTTCTACTGTGACCACAACCGCTCAAAACTGAGGAAGGCGCTCCAGGGAGCAGGCCTGCGCGAGATTCCCTATGCGTTTGACATGGAGGGGACCAAGGTTCTGGTGAATTTTTGA